In a single window of the Callithrix jacchus isolate 240 chromosome 1, calJac240_pri, whole genome shotgun sequence genome:
- the LOC128928059 gene encoding putative COBW domain-containing protein 7 isoform X7: MPGTQPHLDQSIVTVTFEVPGNAKEEQLNVFIQNLLWEKTVRNKDNHCMEVIRLKGLVSIKDKPQQVIVQGVHELYDLEETPVNWKDDTERTNRLVLIGRNLDKDILKQLFIATVTEAEKQWTTLFKEDQVCT, translated from the exons ATGCCAGGAACACAACCTCACCTTgatcag AGTATTGTTACAGTCACATTTGAAGTACCAGGAAATGCAAAGGAAGAACAACTTAATGTATTTATTCAG AATCTCCTGTGGGAAAAGACTGTGAGAAACAAGGACAATCACTGCATGGAGGTCATAAGGCTAAAG GGATTGGTGTCAATCAAAGACAAACCACAACAAGTGATTGTCCAGGGTGTCCATGAGCTTTATGATCTGGAAGAGACTCCAGTGAACTGGAAGGATGACACTGAGAGAACAAATCGATTGGTCCTCATTG GCAGGAATTTAGATAAGGATATCCTTAAACAGCTATTTATAGCTACCGtgacagaagcagaaaagcagtggacaacacttttcaaagaagatcAAGTTTGTACATAA